The Hyphomicrobium sp. 99 genome contains the following window.
TTCGGCTGGACGGGACCACTGCGCCCAAAAATTTGCGCTCTCGGCAGTCGCCCGCGAGGCGGATGATTTCTACGAATTGGCGGTAGCACAACGTACGAGCGGCCTCGGCGCTGCACACGCGTTGGCACCTCAAGAGTCGGCGAGCGCCGGCTGATGCATCTAACTCGCGCTGTTCGCGCCGTGATGCTCCGATGCATGCCTCCGTCACGACCGGACCTAGCGATATCCGAAGTTTTCAAAATCCTTCGTCAGGTTGACGGAATAATAGGGATCTTCTTCGGCGGACCTCCATTTCGATCTCATGTACGCGGTCTCGCGCCGCGCACGCTCGACATTTTGGGGCAACGCATCTGAGCCGCGTGAGACGCTCTCCAAATGATAGAGTTCCGCATAGGGCGTCCAGACATTGAAATAACCCGCCGCACGAACCTTCAGACAGAAGTCCACGTCGTTGAAGCTGACAGGCAGGTTCTTGTCATCCAGGCCGCCAACCTCTTTGAAGATCTCTCTTCGAACGACGAGACAGGCTCCCGTAACCGCGGAAAGATTTTGCAAGATCCGCAGTCTGCAAAAATATCCGGCATGATCTCGGGGGAAGTGCTTGTGCGAGTGGCCCGACACACGGCCAATGCCCATGATCACGCCCCCATGCTGCAGCGTGCCGTCTGGATAATATAGCTTGGCACCGACGCAGCCGATATCGGGCTGCATAGCCCACGAGGCCATCTCCGTAAGCCACTCTGGTGATATGACGTCGACGTCATTATTTATGAGACCGATCAGCGGCGCGTCGGAATGCTCGACGGCAAAATTATTGATCGCCGAATAGTTGAACGGTCCATCGAACCGCAGCACGCGGCAGTGCGGCATCCCCTGGATCTCCGCCAAATACTGCAACGCTTTTAAATCCCTTGAACCATTATCGACGATAATGAGCTCATAATTTCCGTATGTCGTCTTATCGCGAATGGAGTTTACGCAAGCTCGCAAGAGATCGACTTTATCACGCGTAGGAATAATGAGACTGACCCGCGGATTTGGATTGGGCAGCTCGAGCCGCATACGGTAGAAAGGTGTGTTCGGGGCCGGCTCGACCTTTGCTGCAAGTCCGATCCTTTCCACATGTTCCTCCAGCGCTCTCAAACCCGCGGAATAGGCATAGTTTTTCGCATCGACCGAGGATGCCGCGGACCCTTCCGCCGCACGCCAATGATAGAGAATTTTCGGGATGTGCCGAATGTTCTTCTGATCGACCCGCTCGAAAATCCGCAGAGAAAGATCGTAGTCCTGGCTCCCATCGTATCCAGAACGCCATCCGCCGACCGCACGTATGTTCCGCGCGCGATGAACCGTGAGGTGGTTCAAATAATTTTGTGAACGGAAAAGCTCTCTCGAAAAATCGGGCTTGAAGTAGGGATCGTAGCGCTGGTCGTCGGCATCCAGCTTGTCTTCATCGCTATAGATGAGTTCAGCTTCGGGATACCGAGAAATCTCGAACGCGACTTCGGCAAGCGCGTGCTCTCTAAGAACGTCGTCGTGGTCAACCAAAGCGATCCACTCGCCGTCCGCAAGCGCGAACGCAGAGTTGGTCGCGCTAGCAATATGTCCGCTTTCAGTTCTGAAGACGACCTTGATCCTGGGGTCGCCAGCTGCGTATGACTCCAGCAGCGCCCGGACGTGCGGAACCGTCGAACAATCATCCGCGATGCAAAGCTGCCAATTCTCGTAGAGCTGCCGTTTGACGCTCTCAATGGCCTCCCGCAAGTACTTTTCGGGCGTATTATAAACTGGCATTACGATCGATATGAGCGGCTGGTTCCTGAGCCGCGCTATCCGATCAAGAACCGCCTTCCGGTCCCGATAAAAATCAAAATCATGGCGGTTTATCCATGATGAGTAGCTGTGCGGAGCGTCGCCTATTTGTTTGATCTTCGCGATGAAGGCCCTTCGCTTCGATCTGTTGGCAGGATGTCGCCAAAATGCGCGAAGCCTCAGTTTCAGGCCGCTATGCATAATTTTCCTGCACCCATTATTTGAAAAAAATGGACATATGACTTTCTCGGAAATCTAGCTACTCAACTGGTCGAACTAATTCGCTCGACCACCGCCTTTGTTAGCGCAACGACCTCAGGGAGAGCACTCCCGTATTTCTCGCGCGCCGAGCGAAACACGCCTAGCCCCGGATGGGTAGCCGCATTCTGCAAAGCGCTGGTATAGGGGACGGGCCGGGCAATCGCGTTGAGATGATGCAGACCCTGTTTGATGTGATGCAACATCTCACGCTGCACCGTGTTCGTTGCCTGATACTGCGTGATCAACGGATGAACCTTCACCTGCGACGCAAGATCGAGAT
Protein-coding sequences here:
- a CDS encoding glycosyltransferase, which gives rise to MPVYNTPEKYLREAIESVKRQLYENWQLCIADDCSTVPHVRALLESYAAGDPRIKVVFRTESGHIASATNSAFALADGEWIALVDHDDVLREHALAEVAFEISRYPEAELIYSDEDKLDADDQRYDPYFKPDFSRELFRSQNYLNHLTVHRARNIRAVGGWRSGYDGSQDYDLSLRIFERVDQKNIRHIPKILYHWRAAEGSAASSVDAKNYAYSAGLRALEEHVERIGLAAKVEPAPNTPFYRMRLELPNPNPRVSLIIPTRDKVDLLRACVNSIRDKTTYGNYELIIVDNGSRDLKALQYLAEIQGMPHCRVLRFDGPFNYSAINNFAVEHSDAPLIGLINNDVDVISPEWLTEMASWAMQPDIGCVGAKLYYPDGTLQHGGVIMGIGRVSGHSHKHFPRDHAGYFCRLRILQNLSAVTGACLVVRREIFKEVGGLDDKNLPVSFNDVDFCLKVRAAGYFNVWTPYAELYHLESVSRGSDALPQNVERARRETAYMRSKWRSAEEDPYYSVNLTKDFENFGYR